GCTCCTCGAGCTCAGTGCTCCTGCAGACGGCGACGAGATCCCCGCACTCGCGCCGGGCGAACTCGTGCTCTCGGCCCGCCGAGTGCTCATCGGCACCGGCACGACTCCGCTCGAGCTGCGCCGGGTGCAACCGGCCGGCAAGCCGGCGATGGACGCCGGCGACTGGTGGCGCGGCTCCGGCCGCACCACGGCGGTGGCACGATGAACGGCGGTCGCGGCGGCAACGCCGGTGGAGGAGGCCAGCGCCGGAGCGGCGGGGGAGCTTCGAACCGCCCAGTACAGGCCCGCCCCACGCAGGCCCGCATCGCCCCCGCGCGCATCGTCGCCGTCGAGGTGCTCGAGGCCGTGCGGGCCGACGAGGCCTACGCGAACCTCCTCCTCCCCACGCGCATCCGTCGCGCCGGACTCGACCGGGCCGACGCCGCCTTCGCGACCGAGCTGACCTACGGCACGCTCCGCATGCAGGGCTTCTACGACCGGGTCATCGAGCTCGCGGCGAACCGGCCGGCCTCCGCGATCGACCCCGCGGTGCTCGACGTGCTCCGGCTCGGTGCGCACCAGCTGCTGGCCACCCGCGTCGCCACGCACGCCGCGGTCAACGAGCAGGTCGAGCTCGCGCGACGCGTCGCCCCGAAGGCGGCGGGGTTCGCGAACGCCGTGCTTCGCACGATCTCGCGCACGTCCGCCGAGGAGTGGCGCGAACGCGTCGCCGAAGGCGCGGGCAGTGAAGACGCTCGCCTCGCGGCGGTCACGAGCCACCCCGAATGGATCGTGCGGGCGCTCCGCACCGCCCTCGATCACGAGGGCCGGGCCGATGAACTCGAGCAGCTGCTCGACGCCGACAACGCCTCGCCGCGCGTGAACCTCGCCGTGCTGCCGGGCCTCGACGTCGACACCGACGCCATCGAGGGACTCGAACCCGACCGGTTCTCGCCGATCGGCGCGGTCGCCGACGATCCGATCGCAGCGGCCGAGCGTTCCGGCGGCCGCATCCGCGTGCAGGACGAAGGCTCCCAGCTCGCCGCGCTGGCGCTCAGCCGCGCCGAACCGGTTCGCCCGGGGGAGCGGTGGCTCGACCTGTGCGCCGGCCCCGGCGGCAAGACCGCGGTGCTCGCGGCCGAGGCGCTCGCGGGCGGCGCGGTGCTCGCGGCGAACGAGACGGTGCCCGCTCGCGCCGAACTCGTGCGCAACGCGATCGTGGGCGTGCCGCTCGACGTCGAGGTGCACGTCGGCGACGGCCGGCAGCTCGACCTCGAGGCGCTCGGCGCACCGGGCGGCTTCGACCGGATCCTGCTCGACGCCCCGTGCACCGGGCTCGGCGCGCTCCGCCGCCGCCCCGAGGCGCGCTGGCGCAAGGCCCCATCGGATGTCGCCGAGCTCACGAAGCTCCAGGGGCAGCTGTTCGACAGCGCCTTCGCAGCGCTCGCGCCCGGCGGCATCCTCGCCTACGTGACCTGCTCGCCGCACACCGCCGAGACCCACGGCACCCTCGCCGCGGCGCTCCGCAGGGCGGGTGACACGGCGGAGCAGCTCGACACGCGCGCCGTGATCGAAGGGCTGTCGCGGCATCCGCTCGACCTCGCCGGCGCGCCCGAGACCGTGCAGCTCTGGCCGCACCGGCACGGCACCGACGCGATGTTCGTCGCCCTCGTGCGGAAGCGGGCCTGAGCGACCGGCGACACCGCCGACCCTCGATAGGGTGGCTGCATGACGACGCGGATCAACCCGAGCATCCTCGCTGCCGACTTCGCGAACCTCGAGCACGAGCTCGGGCGCATCGCGAGCGCCGACCTCGTGCACGTCGACGTCATGGACAACCACTTCGTGCCGAACCTGACGTTCGGCCCGCAGATGGTGGGGCGCCTGCAGCAGGTCAGCCCGATTCCGCTCGACGTGCACCTCATGATCTCCGACGTCGATCGCTGGGCTCCGGGATACGCCGAACTCGGCGCATTCTCGGTCACCTTCCACGCCGAGGCCACCGATGAGCCGGTGGCCCTCGCGCGCCGACTCCGCGAGATCGGCGCTCGCGCCGGCATCGCGCTGAAGCCGGGCACCGATGTCGAGCCCTACCTCGAGCTGCTGCCCGAGTTCGACCAGGTGCTCGTGATGACCGTCGAGCCAGGCTTCGGCGGGCAGTCGTTCATGCACGAGACGATGCCGAAGCTCGAGCGCCTCTCACGCGTGGTGCGGGAGACCGGCCTCGACGTCTGGCTCCAGGTCGACGGCGGCATCTCGCTCGATACGATCGGCATCGCCGCAGAGGCCGGGGCCGACACCTTCGTCGCCGGATCGGCGGTCTTCGGGGCAGAAGTGCCCGCCGAGCGCATCGCCGCCCTTCGTGACGCCGCGATCGTGCACCGGCACTGACCGGAACGCTTCGTGACGCCGCAGGAGCCCACCGGCATGGCAGGGCTCCTGTCACCGGTAGTCTTGACGGGTGAAGACCTTCGACGAGCTGTTCATCGAGCTCGCTGACAGAGCCGCCACCCGCCCCGAGGGCTCAGGCACCGTGCGCGAGCTCGACGCCGGCGTGCACGCCATCGGCAAGAAGATCGTCGAGGAGGCTGCCGAGGTGTGGATGGCCGCCGAGTACCAGAGCGACGACGAGACGGCCGAAGAGATCTCCCAGCTGCTGTACCACCTGCAGGTGCTGATGCTGGCGAAGGGGCTCTCGCCCGCCGACGTGTATCGACATCTCTAATCACGCCCATGGCCGATCAGAACCGTCGACACGAAAGTCAGGAAATGCTCCGAATCGCCGTGCCCAACAAGGGCTCGCTTGCTGAAACCGCCGCGCAGATGCTGTGGGAGGCCGGGTACACCGGTCGCCGCGACCCGCGCGACCTGCACACCGCCGACCCGCGCAACGGGGTCGAGTTCTTCTACCTCCGCCCGCGCGACATCGCCACGTACGTCGGCTCCGGCGCCCTCGACGTCGGCATCACGGGTCGCGACCTCCTGCTCGATTCGGGCTCGGATGCCTCCGAGATCGCGCCGCTCGGATTCGGCGACTCGACCTTCCGCTTCGCCGGCCCGGCGGGCGCGTTCACCGAACTCGCCGGCCTCGAGGGCGTTCGGGTGGCCACGAGCTACCCGGGTCTCGTCGGCGACTTCCTCGCCGGCCACGGCGTGGCCCCGGCGAAGCTCGTGAAGCTCGACGGTGCCGTCGAGTCGGCGGTGCGCCTCGGGGTGGCCGATGCCGTCGCCGACGTGGTGTCGACTGGCTCGACGCTCCGTCAGGCCGGCCTCGAGATCTTCGGCCCGGTCATCCTCGAATCCGAGGCGGTGCTCATCGGCTCCGGCGTCGACAAGCCGGGCGCGGCGACGCTGCTCCGGCGCCTGCAGGGAGTGCTCGTCGCCCGCCAGTACGTGCTGCTCGACTACGACGTGCCGCTCGAGCACCTCGAGCGCGCGACCGCTGCGGCGCCGGGATTCGAGTCGCCCACGGTCTCGCCGCTGCACGACCCCGAGTGGGTCGCCGTGCGGGTCATGATCCCGCGCGTCGACATGAACCACGTCATGGACGAACTGTACGAGCTCGGCGCGAGGGCGATCCTCGTCAGCGCCATCCACGCGGCCCGGTTGTGAGGCGCGCATGTCACTCGCCGTCCGTGTGATCCCGTGTCTCGACGTGGCTGCCGGCCGCGTCGTGAAGGGCGT
The DNA window shown above is from Agromyces cerinus and carries:
- a CDS encoding RsmB/NOP family class I SAM-dependent RNA methyltransferase, with the translated sequence MNGGRGGNAGGGGQRRSGGGASNRPVQARPTQARIAPARIVAVEVLEAVRADEAYANLLLPTRIRRAGLDRADAAFATELTYGTLRMQGFYDRVIELAANRPASAIDPAVLDVLRLGAHQLLATRVATHAAVNEQVELARRVAPKAAGFANAVLRTISRTSAEEWRERVAEGAGSEDARLAAVTSHPEWIVRALRTALDHEGRADELEQLLDADNASPRVNLAVLPGLDVDTDAIEGLEPDRFSPIGAVADDPIAAAERSGGRIRVQDEGSQLAALALSRAEPVRPGERWLDLCAGPGGKTAVLAAEALAGGAVLAANETVPARAELVRNAIVGVPLDVEVHVGDGRQLDLEALGAPGGFDRILLDAPCTGLGALRRRPEARWRKAPSDVAELTKLQGQLFDSAFAALAPGGILAYVTCSPHTAETHGTLAAALRRAGDTAEQLDTRAVIEGLSRHPLDLAGAPETVQLWPHRHGTDAMFVALVRKRA
- the rpe gene encoding ribulose-phosphate 3-epimerase, whose product is MTTRINPSILAADFANLEHELGRIASADLVHVDVMDNHFVPNLTFGPQMVGRLQQVSPIPLDVHLMISDVDRWAPGYAELGAFSVTFHAEATDEPVALARRLREIGARAGIALKPGTDVEPYLELLPEFDQVLVMTVEPGFGGQSFMHETMPKLERLSRVVRETGLDVWLQVDGGISLDTIGIAAEAGADTFVAGSAVFGAEVPAERIAALRDAAIVHRH
- a CDS encoding phosphoribosyl-ATP diphosphatase is translated as MKTFDELFIELADRAATRPEGSGTVRELDAGVHAIGKKIVEEAAEVWMAAEYQSDDETAEEISQLLYHLQVLMLAKGLSPADVYRHL
- the hisG gene encoding ATP phosphoribosyltransferase, producing MLRIAVPNKGSLAETAAQMLWEAGYTGRRDPRDLHTADPRNGVEFFYLRPRDIATYVGSGALDVGITGRDLLLDSGSDASEIAPLGFGDSTFRFAGPAGAFTELAGLEGVRVATSYPGLVGDFLAGHGVAPAKLVKLDGAVESAVRLGVADAVADVVSTGSTLRQAGLEIFGPVILESEAVLIGSGVDKPGAATLLRRLQGVLVARQYVLLDYDVPLEHLERATAAAPGFESPTVSPLHDPEWVAVRVMIPRVDMNHVMDELYELGARAILVSAIHAARL